The sequence ACGGAATTCAAGAACATGCTGGGCATGTATTATGCCATGATGAACTGGACTGAAAAAGGCATCCCGCGTGAAGGGGCTCTCTACAACCTGAGCCTCGATTGGCTGAATTAGCCGCACAGATGGACGAACGCATGCGCATCAGCCTGACCCTGGAGGCCATCCTCGCCAAATACGCGCCGGAAAACCCGGAGGCATACGAAATTCCCGGCCCCCTGACGGTGGAGGAACTCATCCTCCACCTGGGCATTCCCGAGGATCTCGTCATGTTTGTCATCGTCAACGGACAGATGGCGCCCCTGAAGACACGGCTGCAGGACAATGCGTCCGTATCCCTGTGTCCTTACATATGCGGAGGCTAGCATCATGAACATCACGCTTAAATACGGGTCCCAGTACAGGGATCTCGAACTGCCGGACGACTCGGACGTCACGATAATGAAACCGCGGGATCTTCCGGTCCTCGACGATCTTGGCCTCGCCCTCGATGATGCCCTGGATCATCCCATCGGCACGCCGCCGCTGGAAGGCAGACCCAGACCGCAAAGCGTCGCCATCGCCGTACCCGACGAGACCAGACCGGCGCCCCTGAAGGCCCTTCTGCCCGTCCTGCTGGACCGCTTGTTCCGCATCTGGCCGGACCTTGATCCGGCCGGGGTGCGCATCGTCGTCGGCGGCGGCCTGCACCCGGCGCCCGACCAGGCCCAGCTGGCGCGCATCCTGCCCGAAGACCTGCGCGGCTGCACCGTGGTGTCCCACGACGCCCTGGCCTCGCCCATGACCAGCTTCGGCGTCACCAGCCGCGGCACGCCCGTGGAGATCAACGCCGCCTACGGCGAGGCGGAGCTCAAACTCGTCATCGGCATGATCGATCCCCACCAGTTCCAGGGCATGACCGGCGGGGCCAAGGGCGTGGCCATCGGCTGCGCCTCCGCAGCCTTGATCCAGCACAACCACAGCCTCATGTCGAGCCCCGAAGCCCGGGTCGGCAACATCCTCGATAACCCTACCCGCCTGGACATCAACGAAGCCGGACAGATGATCGGCATCGACCTGGCCATCAACGTCAGCCTCAACCCGGCCAAGCAGGCCGTCGCCCTTCTGGCCGGCGAGCCCGTGGCGGTCCTGAAGGCCGGGGCGGCCTTCTCCGAAAAGGTCTATGGGCTCCCCCTGGAAAAACCCTTCGACATCGTCATCGCCTCCTGCGGCGGCGACCCCAAGGACATCTGCCTCTATCAGGCCCAGAAAGGCCTCAACCTGGCCTCCCAGTGCGCCGCCGAAGGCGGGAAGATCCTGCTCCTGGCCGCCTGTACCCAGGGCGTGGGCGATGACCACTACCTAAACTATGTACGGCAGTTCGCCAGCCCCGAAGAACAGATGCGGGAATTCGAGGAGCGGGGCTTTCGCATGGGCGCGCACAAGGCCTTCCTGTTCAGCAGGACACTGACGCGCTTCACGGTGGTGGTGGACTCGAAGATGGACACCAAGGAACTGGCCGAATGCCATCTGAAGAAGGGCGATGCCCAGCAGACCCTGGACCGTTGGCTCGGAGACGTTCCGCCCGGTCCGAAACCACGCATCGCAGTGATCCCCAACGCCAACACGACCTATTTCTACAGGACCGCGCCATGAGCGGCAACGACGCGCTCATCCCGCTCCCGGATCACATCTACCTTGACAGGGCGGCCCAATCGGGCCGCAGCGTCCAGCAGGAAGTCGCCGCAGGCATCGAAAGCGGCGAGATGCCCATCCGCTACCAGCGCAACGCCGAGACCATCCGTCCCATGGAACAGGCCACTCTGGCGCGCTCCCGGATTCTCCTCGTTGGCTGTGGAGGACTTGGCGGACATGTGCTGGAATTTCTGGTCCGGGCCGGAGTGGGCACCATCCTGGCCTGCGACCCGGACCGGTTCGACCTCACCAACGCCAACCGGCAGGTGCTGGCAACCTCGGACAACTTGGGCCGGACAAAGGTCGAGGTCGCGGTTGAACGCGCCGAGCGGATAAATCCCCTGGTCAGAGTGGTGCCCCTGGCCACGGATTTCCGGAAAGAAGAATCCCCGGCCGCCGACCTCGTCGTCGATTGCCTCGGCGGGGCGGAGTGCCGGAGGGATTTGCAGCGTTTGGCCACGGAAGCGAAAGTGCCGCTCGTTTCGGCCGGAATTTCGGGCTGGA is a genomic window of Desulfomicrobium baculatum DSM 4028 containing:
- a CDS encoding MoaD/ThiS family protein, with product MAELAAQMDERMRISLTLEAILAKYAPENPEAYEIPGPLTVEELILHLGIPEDLVMFVIVNGQMAPLKTRLQDNASVSLCPYICGG
- the larA gene encoding nickel-dependent lactate racemase, with protein sequence MNITLKYGSQYRDLELPDDSDVTIMKPRDLPVLDDLGLALDDALDHPIGTPPLEGRPRPQSVAIAVPDETRPAPLKALLPVLLDRLFRIWPDLDPAGVRIVVGGGLHPAPDQAQLARILPEDLRGCTVVSHDALASPMTSFGVTSRGTPVEINAAYGEAELKLVIGMIDPHQFQGMTGGAKGVAIGCASAALIQHNHSLMSSPEARVGNILDNPTRLDINEAGQMIGIDLAINVSLNPAKQAVALLAGEPVAVLKAGAAFSEKVYGLPLEKPFDIVIASCGGDPKDICLYQAQKGLNLASQCAAEGGKILLLAACTQGVGDDHYLNYVRQFASPEEQMREFEERGFRMGAHKAFLFSRTLTRFTVVVDSKMDTKELAECHLKKGDAQQTLDRWLGDVPPGPKPRIAVIPNANTTYFYRTAP
- a CDS encoding HesA/MoeB/ThiF family protein, which encodes MSGNDALIPLPDHIYLDRAAQSGRSVQQEVAAGIESGEMPIRYQRNAETIRPMEQATLARSRILLVGCGGLGGHVLEFLVRAGVGTILACDPDRFDLTNANRQVLATSDNLGRTKVEVAVERAERINPLVRVVPLATDFRKEESPAADLVVDCLGGAECRRDLQRLATEAKVPLVSAGISGWTALVSTTWPGETGLAEFMNEKQAGSELVQGVPSPVAGFAASLQATEVLRILTGHIPALRGSLLLADLSEMRFSSISLQTGLDFSI